The following are encoded together in the Janthinobacterium sp. Marseille genome:
- a CDS encoding PepSY-associated TM helix domain-containing protein has translation MLRASFVLLHRWCGLTIALFLLISGLTGAVISWDHELDEWLNESLFKVDSRGPYKQPVELAQVVEQADPRATVTFMPLQFEEGHAALFGVSPKVNPANGRLYELGYNQVFVDPVAARIVGQREWGAVSLSRENLMPFLYKLHYSLHIPEMWGIDEWGVWFMGIIAVIWVVDCFFGFYLTLPVRREKKLAAVAATGADNRKTWWQRWQPSWRVRWSGGSYKLNFDLHRAFSLWTWGLLFILAFTAFSLNLYREVFYPVMSLVSKVTPGPFDVRTPVDPNKPILATLSFPAVIEKAKAEANSRGWEEPIGSVFYSNTFGIYGASFFHPGDDHGGGGVGPAALYFDGKTGAYAGNKLPWQGTAADIFLQMQFPLHSGRILGLPGRILISFMGLLVAMLSVTGVVIWWKKRKARVRSELQVRNSLGAKTDLPTATA, from the coding sequence ATGTTGCGTGCATCATTTGTCTTATTACATCGCTGGTGCGGCCTGACGATCGCACTCTTCCTTTTGATTTCCGGTTTGACCGGTGCGGTGATTTCCTGGGATCACGAACTGGATGAGTGGCTCAATGAATCGCTATTCAAGGTGGATAGCCGCGGCCCATATAAACAACCGGTCGAACTGGCACAGGTGGTAGAGCAGGCCGACCCGCGCGCGACGGTTACCTTTATGCCCTTGCAGTTCGAGGAAGGCCACGCCGCACTGTTTGGTGTAAGTCCCAAGGTCAATCCAGCGAATGGCCGCCTGTATGAGCTCGGCTACAACCAGGTGTTTGTCGATCCAGTCGCCGCCCGCATCGTGGGTCAGCGCGAGTGGGGCGCGGTTTCCCTGTCACGCGAAAACCTGATGCCTTTCCTCTACAAACTGCATTACAGCCTGCACATTCCGGAAATGTGGGGCATAGACGAATGGGGTGTCTGGTTCATGGGCATTATTGCCGTGATTTGGGTTGTCGATTGCTTCTTCGGTTTTTACCTGACATTGCCGGTACGACGCGAAAAGAAACTGGCGGCGGTTGCAGCAACTGGTGCCGACAACCGGAAAACCTGGTGGCAACGCTGGCAACCTTCGTGGCGCGTGCGCTGGAGCGGCGGTTCTTACAAACTCAATTTCGATTTGCACCGGGCATTCAGCCTGTGGACCTGGGGTTTGTTGTTCATCCTCGCCTTCACCGCGTTTTCATTGAACTTGTATCGTGAAGTGTTTTATCCGGTGATGTCTTTGGTATCAAAAGTGACGCCCGGTCCTTTCGACGTGCGGACGCCGGTTGATCCGAACAAGCCTATCCTGGCGACCCTCAGCTTTCCTGCCGTAATAGAAAAAGCCAAGGCGGAAGCCAATAGCCGGGGGTGGGAAGAGCCGATAGGTAGCGTGTTCTATTCGAATACTTTTGGTATCTATGGCGCCAGTTTTTTCCATCCCGGCGATGACCATGGCGGTGGCGGCGTAGGTCCTGCAGCCTTGTACTTCGATGGCAAGACTGGTGCTTACGCGGGTAACAAGCTGCCGTGGCAGGGCACTGCTGCGGATATCTTCCTGCAGATGCAGTTCCCGCTGCATTCAGGCCGCATCCTCGGTTTGCCGGGACGCATCCTGATTTCCTTCATGGGCTTGCTGGTGGCAATGCTAAGCGTCACCGGGGTGGTGATCTGGTGGAAGAAACGCAAGGCACGCGTGCGCTCCGAGCTCCAGGTGCGTAACAGCCTGGGTGCCAAAACGGATCTGCCGACAGCTACCGCCTAG
- a CDS encoding ABC transporter ATP-binding protein yields MTTMATLTVQNLQMHFSAREGVVKAVEDVSFSVGPGRIMGLVGESGSGKSMTAYSIMGLIDAPGKIVGGKILLQEQDLLDLSPEAMRRIRGNRVAMIFQDPMMTLNPVLRIDTQMMEAVLAHQDVSKATARAMARDALARVGIASPDERLQAYPHQFSGGMRQRVAIAIALLNKPDLIICDEPTTALDVTIQGQILYEMQKLCRESGTALIWITHDLSVIAGLADDLCVMYAGKIVESGTVQQVLEQTRHPYTYGLIASSPSRNIAGQPLRQIPGMTPSLLNLPSGCAFRTRCERATAECANTPPLSIHGTHTWRCFHPVPQAVEVEHG; encoded by the coding sequence ATGACGACCATGGCTACCCTCACCGTACAAAACCTGCAGATGCATTTCTCTGCACGCGAAGGCGTGGTGAAAGCAGTGGAAGATGTTTCCTTCTCGGTCGGGCCGGGCCGGATCATGGGCCTGGTCGGCGAGTCGGGTTCCGGTAAATCGATGACTGCGTATTCGATCATGGGTTTGATCGATGCACCGGGCAAGATAGTCGGTGGCAAGATCCTGCTGCAAGAACAGGACCTGCTGGATTTATCCCCCGAAGCGATGCGCCGCATACGTGGCAATCGCGTCGCGATGATTTTCCAGGATCCGATGATGACGCTGAATCCGGTCTTGCGCATAGATACGCAAATGATGGAAGCAGTGCTGGCGCATCAGGATGTGAGCAAAGCGACTGCGCGGGCGATGGCACGGGATGCGTTGGCACGCGTCGGTATCGCGTCGCCGGATGAGCGCTTGCAGGCTTACCCTCATCAATTTTCCGGCGGCATGCGGCAAAGGGTGGCGATTGCCATCGCCTTGCTGAACAAGCCCGACCTTATCATCTGCGATGAGCCGACGACGGCATTGGACGTCACGATACAGGGGCAGATCCTGTATGAAATGCAAAAGCTATGTCGCGAATCCGGCACCGCACTGATCTGGATTACGCATGACCTGTCAGTGATCGCCGGCCTGGCGGATGACTTGTGCGTGATGTATGCCGGCAAGATAGTCGAGAGTGGCACAGTACAGCAGGTGCTTGAACAGACCCGCCATCCATATACCTATGGCCTGATCGCATCATCGCCGTCGCGCAATATTGCAGGCCAGCCCTTGCGCCAGATTCCGGGCATGACGCCGTCGCTGTTAAACCTGCCGTCCGGTTGCGCCTTCCGCACCCGCTGCGAACGCGCCACTGCGGAATGTGCAAATACACCGCCTTTATCTATACATGGCACGCACACCTGGCGTTGCTTCCATCCGGTGCCGCAGGCAGTCGAGGTCGAACATGGCTGA
- a CDS encoding CzcE family metal-binding protein, with the protein MQTRLLTLAFSACMLLSAPSFAETTRVDLLGYPATAAAAVRTIVITPDTKWVNVEGGEIINFVVGDKSFAWHFYVGFTVNSFDLQLVAPPGLLQRRIVAYVSPDPMYIGRD; encoded by the coding sequence ATGCAGACCAGATTACTTACCCTCGCCTTTAGTGCCTGCATGCTGCTCAGCGCACCATCATTTGCCGAAACCACGCGCGTTGATTTGCTCGGCTATCCGGCTACCGCCGCTGCCGCGGTACGGACCATAGTGATTACACCTGACACCAAATGGGTGAATGTCGAAGGCGGTGAAATTATCAACTTCGTCGTTGGTGACAAATCCTTCGCCTGGCACTTCTATGTGGGCTTTACCGTCAATTCCTTCGACCTGCAGCTGGTGGCGCCACCGGGCCTGCTGCAAAGACGCATCGTCGCGTACGTCTCGCCTGACCCGATGTATATAGGACGTGACTAG
- a CDS encoding ABC transporter permease, translating to MEATLIPISIETPFRRFSRNFFASKVATLGFIILLLIVLAAVFAPVIAPQNPYDLAQIDIMDSRLEPGKQNIDHSLTYVLGTDEQGRDMLSAILYGVRISIIVGVVSTAIALLIGLTLGLFAGYFGGRIESLIMRIADIQLSFPPILVALILLALMGPGIGKIIIALVAVQWAYYARTARSAALVERKKEYIEAATGLGLSPLRTVFHHLLPNCLPPLIVIAALQVASAISLEATLSFLGIGLPVTEPSLGLLIANGFDYMMSGKYWISLFPGIALLLTVVAINLVADQLRDVLNPRLQTQ from the coding sequence ATGGAAGCCACGCTGATACCGATCTCCATCGAAACGCCGTTCCGGCGTTTTAGCCGCAATTTCTTTGCGAGCAAGGTCGCGACGCTGGGCTTCATCATCCTGCTGCTGATCGTGCTGGCAGCCGTCTTTGCACCCGTCATCGCGCCGCAAAATCCGTATGACCTCGCGCAGATAGACATCATGGATTCGCGCCTGGAACCGGGTAAGCAGAATATCGACCACAGCCTGACCTATGTACTCGGTACCGATGAGCAGGGACGCGATATGTTGTCGGCCATCCTGTATGGCGTACGTATTTCCATCATCGTCGGTGTCGTCAGTACGGCGATTGCCTTGCTGATCGGTTTGACGCTGGGCCTGTTCGCCGGTTACTTCGGTGGTCGTATAGAAAGCCTGATCATGCGCATCGCCGATATCCAGTTATCCTTCCCGCCGATCCTGGTGGCGCTGATCCTGCTGGCCTTGATGGGACCCGGTATCGGCAAGATCATCATCGCGCTGGTGGCGGTGCAATGGGCCTACTATGCGCGCACGGCACGCAGTGCGGCTTTGGTCGAACGCAAGAAGGAATATATAGAAGCGGCGACCGGCCTCGGGCTATCGCCCTTGCGCACCGTCTTTCATCATCTGTTGCCGAACTGCCTGCCACCGTTGATCGTGATTGCCGCCTTGCAGGTAGCATCCGCCATTTCGCTGGAAGCAACCTTGTCCTTTCTCGGCATTGGCTTACCGGTGACAGAACCTTCGCTGGGCTTGCTGATTGCGAACGGTTTCGATTACATGATGTCCGGCAAATACTGGATCAGCCTGTTCCCCGGCATTGCGCTGTTGTTGACAGTCGTTGCCATAAATCTGGTAGCCGATCAGTTGCGCGATGTATTGAACCCGCGTTTGCAAACACAATGA
- a CDS encoding DUF418 domain-containing protein, which produces MSNILRPSGNERYAHIDALRGIAVFGILLVNIWSFIWGFNSLRYGVLPVTASLFDVLSVAFVAFFAEQKFYPIFAFLFGASFVLITRSAKQKLGRWSDAEQLYRRRMKWLLACGIVHGVLIWFGDILTVYAIAGFWVLSGLANARLRKVRKHLYVWLGVFFALLLLNFFLGAQLFGADDLVAQSKNEVYGVEAARAIYTYGSYFSIAVQRIRDYVSVTTQSVFILPHIAVLFLLGVIAVRCGWLTQPWRHTTLWRRVRLIGFGIGIPFNLIWAALILSEAIDPLHPSPYSYIAYAWLPVGGVCLAGGYVACLMLAGPAIQRWAADWLAPVGRMALTNYLMQSLLCSVLIQGFGFGLGATLPPAGWLSIAFGVMLLQLLLSRWWLSTHTQGPLEALSRRYINKARTIT; this is translated from the coding sequence ATGAGTAATATCCTTCGTCCCTCCGGCAATGAGCGCTACGCGCATATCGATGCATTGCGCGGCATCGCCGTCTTCGGCATCCTGTTGGTGAATATCTGGTCTTTTATCTGGGGCTTCAACAGCCTGCGTTACGGCGTGCTGCCGGTCACGGCTTCGCTATTCGATGTGTTGTCGGTAGCCTTCGTCGCTTTCTTTGCCGAACAAAAGTTTTATCCAATCTTTGCTTTCCTGTTCGGTGCCAGCTTTGTGCTCATCACGCGCTCGGCCAAACAAAAACTCGGGCGCTGGAGCGATGCCGAACAACTGTACCGGCGCCGCATGAAATGGTTGTTGGCTTGCGGCATCGTACATGGCGTGCTGATCTGGTTCGGTGACATCCTGACCGTGTATGCGATCGCTGGCTTCTGGGTCCTCTCCGGACTCGCGAATGCGCGATTGCGCAAGGTGCGCAAGCATTTGTATGTATGGCTGGGTGTTTTTTTCGCGCTGCTGCTGCTTAATTTTTTCCTCGGCGCGCAACTATTCGGTGCCGATGACCTGGTGGCGCAAAGTAAAAACGAAGTCTATGGGGTGGAAGCGGCCCGAGCGATTTATACCTACGGCAGCTACTTCAGTATTGCCGTGCAGCGTATCCGCGACTATGTCTCGGTGACCACGCAATCCGTGTTCATCCTGCCGCACATTGCCGTGCTCTTCCTGTTGGGCGTGATAGCAGTACGATGCGGCTGGTTGACGCAGCCGTGGCGCCACACTACTCTCTGGCGCCGGGTACGACTCATCGGTTTCGGCATCGGGATTCCATTCAACCTGATCTGGGCTGCATTGATCTTGAGCGAAGCGATCGATCCTTTACATCCGTCACCCTATTCTTACATCGCCTATGCATGGCTACCGGTGGGTGGCGTCTGCCTGGCTGGCGGCTATGTCGCCTGCCTGATGCTGGCTGGTCCTGCCATCCAGCGTTGGGCAGCTGACTGGCTGGCACCGGTCGGCCGCATGGCTTTGACGAATTACCTGATGCAATCGCTGCTATGTTCGGTGCTGATACAAGGCTTCGGTTTTGGCCTTGGCGCCACTTTGCCACCAGCCGGCTGGCTGTCGATTGCCTTCGGTGTCATGTTGCTGCAATTGCTATTGAGTCGGTGGTGGCTGAGCACACATACCCAAGGCCCTCTGGAAGCACTGTCGCGACGCTATATCAATAAAGCCAGGACGATCACTTAA
- a CDS encoding ABC transporter ATP-binding protein, producing MADQALLELRDVSKRFAKPLDTAARIAKIFGAQRHEEVVHAVDHANLAIHSGEVVGLVGESGCGKSTLGRIAVGLHTLSAGTRWWKGADMAQLTTADRRRTQLAMQMIFQDPYASLNPRMRIQDIVGEAPLAHGMVKAAEQKDYVAALLQKVGLDPALVRRFPHQFSGGQRARIGIARALAVRPELLVCDEAVAALDVSIQAQVLNLFIELRNELNLTYLFISHDLGVVRHVSDRVVIMYLGRIVESSPTIELFAQPNHPYTSALLASAPKLEVRKIDFVAVKGEIPSPLHPPSGCHFHPRCPHAMPRCSVEQPLLKEIAPQHFSACHLNDAA from the coding sequence ATGGCTGACCAAGCTTTGCTGGAACTGCGTGATGTGAGCAAGCGCTTCGCCAAGCCGCTGGATACGGCGGCACGCATTGCGAAAATTTTCGGCGCGCAACGCCATGAAGAAGTCGTGCATGCAGTCGACCATGCGAACCTGGCGATTCATTCCGGTGAAGTAGTCGGCCTGGTCGGCGAATCGGGTTGCGGCAAGTCGACGCTGGGACGCATCGCGGTTGGCTTGCATACCTTGTCTGCGGGTACACGTTGGTGGAAAGGTGCAGACATGGCGCAGCTCACTACGGCTGACAGACGTCGCACGCAATTGGCAATGCAAATGATTTTCCAGGATCCGTATGCCTCGCTCAATCCACGCATGCGAATACAGGATATCGTCGGTGAAGCACCGCTGGCGCACGGCATGGTAAAGGCTGCGGAGCAAAAGGATTATGTCGCCGCCTTATTGCAAAAGGTCGGACTGGACCCGGCACTGGTACGCCGCTTTCCGCATCAATTTTCCGGTGGCCAGCGGGCGCGCATAGGTATCGCCCGTGCGTTGGCGGTGAGGCCTGAATTACTGGTGTGTGATGAAGCAGTGGCGGCGCTGGATGTCTCGATACAGGCACAAGTGTTGAACCTGTTTATTGAATTACGCAATGAACTGAACCTGACTTATCTGTTCATCAGCCATGACCTGGGTGTGGTGCGGCACGTATCGGATCGCGTCGTCATCATGTACCTGGGTCGTATCGTCGAATCATCGCCTACGATCGAATTATTCGCGCAGCCCAATCATCCCTATACCAGCGCGTTGTTGGCTTCCGCACCCAAGCTGGAAGTCAGGAAAATCGATTTCGTCGCAGTCAAAGGCGAAATTCCATCGCCGCTGCATCCGCCTTCAGGTTGCCACTTCCATCCGCGTTGTCCGCATGCGATGCCGCGTTGCAGCGTGGAACAGCCTTTGTTGAAAGAGATCGCACCACAGCACTTCTCAGCCTGTCATTTGAATGACGCAGCTTAA
- a CDS encoding ABC transporter substrate-binding protein, protein MPGFKRKHLSVLALLGALAMQPLWAADLKIALSADVSSLDPHYLNIAPNVAFSSHIFDALVNVDANGKLVPGLATSWRAVDATTWEFKLRHDVKFHDGSKFTAEDVVFSLDRPAKLTNSPGPYTAYTKQIIAKKIVDPYTVRLSTATPYGPLALDVSAIFIVSKKAAEKASTEDFNSGKALIGTGPYKFVSFKRGDRIEVARNEQYWGGKSDWDKVSFRIITNSAPRLAALLSGDVDAIEGVPTADLSKLKGNAKFKLEQKISWRTIFWEIDQSERSSRYVTDKAGKPLPKNPLRDIRVRQAISKAINRQALVDRTMEGLAVPASNIVAPGLLGYNDALKVEAYDPEGAKKLLAEAGYPNGFVLTLHGPNDRYINDAQVVQTVAQFLNRIGIQTKVETLPLSVYFSKARAGEFSVALLGWGTLAGDFGLRTLVGTSNPDIGWGTWNWGKYSNPALDKLIAASLGSVDQAKREGYAKEAAAVAMKDYAVVPLHHQYATWAMRKGLKYTARTDEFTFAHQFHPE, encoded by the coding sequence ATGCCCGGCTTCAAACGAAAACACCTGTCCGTACTCGCTTTGCTGGGCGCACTGGCAATGCAGCCGCTGTGGGCCGCCGACCTGAAGATAGCCCTGTCCGCCGACGTTTCCTCACTTGATCCGCATTATCTGAATATCGCACCGAACGTGGCATTCTCTTCGCATATCTTTGATGCGTTGGTGAATGTCGATGCGAACGGCAAGCTGGTGCCGGGTTTGGCGACATCGTGGCGTGCTGTGGATGCGACGACCTGGGAATTCAAGTTGCGGCACGACGTGAAGTTCCATGACGGTTCGAAGTTCACGGCTGAAGACGTGGTGTTCTCACTGGACCGTCCTGCGAAACTGACTAATAGCCCTGGTCCGTACACCGCCTATACTAAACAAATCATCGCGAAAAAAATCGTCGACCCGTATACGGTGCGCCTGAGCACTGCCACACCTTATGGCCCGCTGGCACTGGATGTGAGTGCAATCTTTATCGTGTCGAAAAAAGCTGCAGAAAAAGCCAGCACTGAGGATTTCAATAGCGGCAAGGCATTGATAGGAACCGGTCCGTATAAATTCGTCAGTTTCAAACGCGGCGACCGTATCGAAGTCGCACGCAATGAACAGTACTGGGGTGGCAAATCGGATTGGGATAAGGTCAGTTTCCGCATCATCACCAATTCCGCGCCACGCCTGGCAGCTTTACTTTCCGGTGATGTCGATGCGATCGAAGGGGTACCGACTGCCGATTTGTCCAAGTTGAAAGGCAACGCCAAGTTCAAGCTGGAGCAAAAAATTTCGTGGCGCACCATCTTCTGGGAAATCGACCAATCCGAAAGAAGCTCGCGCTATGTGACCGACAAGGCCGGCAAGCCTTTGCCGAAAAATCCTTTGCGCGATATCCGCGTGCGTCAGGCTATTTCGAAGGCGATCAATCGCCAGGCCCTGGTGGATCGCACGATGGAAGGTTTGGCGGTGCCTGCTTCGAATATCGTCGCTCCCGGTTTACTCGGTTATAACGATGCATTGAAAGTGGAAGCTTACGATCCCGAAGGTGCGAAGAAATTGCTGGCCGAGGCCGGTTATCCGAATGGTTTCGTGCTGACCCTGCATGGCCCGAATGACCGCTACATCAATGATGCGCAAGTGGTGCAGACGGTCGCGCAATTCCTCAACCGGATCGGCATACAAACCAAGGTCGAAACCTTGCCGTTATCGGTTTATTTCAGCAAGGCGCGCGCCGGTGAATTCAGCGTGGCTTTGCTGGGCTGGGGCACACTGGCCGGTGATTTCGGTTTGCGTACCCTGGTCGGGACTTCGAATCCGGACATAGGTTGGGGTACCTGGAACTGGGGCAAGTACAGTAATCCGGCGCTGGACAAGCTGATCGCGGCATCCCTGGGCTCGGTCGACCAGGCCAAGCGCGAGGGCTATGCGAAAGAAGCGGCGGCCGTTGCGATGAAGGATTATGCGGTGGTCCCTTTACATCACCAATATGCGACCTGGGCAATGCGCAAAGGCTTGAAGTACACTGCGCGTACCGATGAATTCACTTTTGCACATCAGTTCCACCCAGAATAA
- a CDS encoding YihY/virulence factor BrkB family protein: MKTTHLQDAWSLTKEAVQAWMQDFAPSMGAALAYYTIFSLAPMLIIVIAIAGFFFGQNTAQGEIIAQLRGLVGDTGAAAVEGILRSVSQPGQGIVAATLGTLTLMIGATAVFGELQSALNRIWKVTANNNTGGVWKFVCTRLLSFGMVMGLGFMLLISMILSAALAALGKWWGSMLGDWTIVLEILNLAVSFGVITTLFAMIYKFMPRATIAWRNVWFGAVITALLFTVGKFLIGLYLGKTNMASGFGAAGSLVVLLAWIYYSAQIFLLGAEFTWVLSQRHEARLAAANTSDAASDALVSD; the protein is encoded by the coding sequence ATGAAAACAACGCACCTGCAAGACGCCTGGTCACTGACCAAAGAAGCGGTACAAGCCTGGATGCAGGATTTTGCACCGAGCATGGGCGCTGCACTGGCCTATTACACGATCTTTTCCCTTGCACCAATGCTGATCATCGTGATCGCCATTGCCGGCTTCTTCTTCGGGCAGAATACCGCACAGGGTGAAATTATTGCCCAGTTGCGCGGCCTGGTCGGCGATACCGGTGCCGCCGCAGTGGAAGGCATCCTGCGTTCAGTGAGCCAGCCAGGCCAGGGCATAGTTGCCGCCACCCTGGGCACATTGACACTGATGATAGGTGCGACCGCGGTGTTCGGTGAATTGCAAAGCGCGCTGAACCGGATCTGGAAAGTTACGGCAAATAATAATACCGGCGGCGTCTGGAAATTCGTCTGCACCCGCCTCCTGTCCTTCGGCATGGTGATGGGCCTCGGCTTCATGCTGCTGATTTCCATGATCCTCAGTGCGGCATTGGCCGCACTCGGCAAATGGTGGGGCAGTATGCTGGGCGACTGGACCATCGTGCTGGAAATATTGAACCTGGCGGTTTCCTTCGGCGTCATCACGACGTTGTTTGCGATGATTTACAAGTTCATGCCACGCGCAACCATCGCCTGGCGCAATGTCTGGTTTGGCGCGGTGATTACCGCCCTGCTGTTTACCGTCGGTAAATTCCTGATCGGCCTCTATCTCGGCAAAACCAATATGGCTTCCGGCTTTGGTGCCGCCGGCTCACTGGTCGTGCTGCTCGCCTGGATTTACTATTCGGCGCAAATTTTCCTGCTCGGCGCGGAATTCACCTGGGTCCTGTCGCAAAGGCATGAAGCCAGGCTGGCAGCCGCCAATACATCGGATGCAGCTTCGGACGCACTCGTATCAGATTAA
- a CDS encoding ABC transporter permease, protein MLDFILRRLGQSVLVLAVMSLLVFIGVYAIGNPIDILLSPDADQFERARTIAAFGLDKPLWQQYFIFIQNAVSGDLGRSFAFGTSALGLILERLPATMELAISAILISIVLGIPLGLWAGLRPHSWIGKSIMAVSILGFSLPTFWVGLMLIMVFAVQLGWLPASGRGETTLLLGIPVSFLSWDGLKHLLLPSLNLALFNIALVIRLTRAGAQEALLQDYVKFARAKGLRNSRIIGVHVLKNILIPIVTVIALQFGSIIAFAIVTESVFAWPGMGKLIIDSIRVLDRPVIVAYLMLIVALFILINLIVDVAYSLLDPRVRLSDAKG, encoded by the coding sequence ATGCTCGATTTCATCCTGCGTCGCCTCGGACAAAGCGTCCTCGTACTGGCAGTCATGTCGCTACTGGTGTTTATCGGCGTCTACGCGATCGGCAATCCTATCGATATCCTGCTGAGTCCGGATGCGGACCAGTTCGAGCGTGCCCGCACGATTGCCGCGTTCGGGCTGGACAAGCCCTTGTGGCAGCAATATTTCATCTTTATCCAGAATGCAGTCAGTGGTGACCTCGGGCGCTCGTTTGCATTCGGCACTTCAGCACTGGGCCTGATCCTCGAGCGCTTGCCGGCGACCATGGAGCTGGCGATCAGCGCCATTTTGATCTCCATCGTGCTCGGTATCCCGCTGGGATTGTGGGCTGGTTTGCGGCCGCACAGCTGGATAGGCAAAAGCATCATGGCGGTATCGATACTCGGTTTTTCACTGCCGACATTCTGGGTCGGCCTGATGCTGATCATGGTGTTCGCCGTACAACTGGGTTGGCTGCCGGCCAGCGGACGCGGTGAAACCACTTTATTGCTCGGCATCCCGGTCAGCTTCCTGAGCTGGGATGGGCTGAAGCATCTGCTCCTGCCTTCCCTCAACCTGGCCTTGTTCAATATTGCATTGGTGATACGCCTGACACGTGCCGGGGCGCAGGAAGCGCTGCTGCAGGATTACGTCAAGTTTGCGCGTGCCAAGGGTTTGCGCAATAGCCGCATCATCGGCGTGCATGTGCTGAAGAACATCCTGATTCCTATCGTCACTGTGATTGCACTGCAATTCGGCTCCATCATTGCCTTTGCCATCGTTACCGAATCAGTCTTTGCGTGGCCGGGTATGGGCAAGCTGATCATTGATTCGATCCGTGTACTCGACAGGCCGGTGATAGTCGCTTACCTGATGTTGATCGTGGCGCTGTTCATATTGATCAACCTGATAGTCGATGTCGCGTACTCGTTGCTGGATCCGCGTGTGCGCCTGTCGGATGCGAAAGGCTGA